The following proteins are co-located in the Streptomyces bottropensis ATCC 25435 genome:
- a CDS encoding MurR/RpiR family transcriptional regulator — protein sequence MPSTDVTTLIRTELPRLAGSLRKVGELILEDPAAVTHCSAAELGRRTGTSQATVTRFCRAIGLDSYQHLLIELAQERGRGESSEWGSAEIGPDISPDDSLERVVQVVGTADLRAVQQTIDRIDLDSVERAAQAVARARRVDVYGVGGSGAVAQETETRLFRIGCAVRGWTEVHAATTSAALLTPADVAIGISHSGATREAIEPFELARERGATTVALTADPRSPLARAADIRLIPSSSETSFRTGSIGARHSVLMLIDCLYVRVAQLSYQRASASLALTDHIAGAHAVKSRRPR from the coding sequence ATGCCCTCGACCGATGTCACGACCCTGATCCGCACCGAGCTGCCCCGGCTGGCCGGCTCCCTGCGGAAGGTCGGCGAGCTGATCCTGGAGGATCCGGCCGCCGTCACCCACTGCTCGGCCGCGGAGCTGGGCCGCCGTACCGGCACCTCCCAGGCCACCGTGACCCGGTTCTGCCGCGCCATCGGCCTCGACTCGTACCAGCACCTGCTGATCGAGCTGGCCCAGGAGCGGGGCCGGGGCGAGTCCTCGGAGTGGGGCAGTGCGGAGATCGGTCCGGACATCTCCCCCGACGACAGCCTGGAGCGGGTCGTCCAGGTGGTCGGCACCGCCGACCTGCGGGCCGTCCAGCAGACCATCGACCGGATCGACCTGGACTCCGTCGAGCGCGCCGCGCAGGCCGTGGCCCGCGCCCGGCGCGTGGACGTGTACGGCGTCGGCGGCAGCGGCGCGGTCGCCCAGGAGACGGAGACCCGGCTGTTCCGCATCGGATGCGCGGTGCGCGGCTGGACCGAGGTGCACGCAGCGACCACCTCCGCCGCCCTGCTCACCCCCGCGGACGTGGCGATCGGCATCTCCCACTCCGGCGCCACCCGTGAGGCCATCGAGCCGTTCGAGCTGGCCAGGGAGCGCGGCGCCACCACCGTCGCGCTGACCGCCGACCCGCGCTCGCCGCTGGCCCGCGCCGCCGACATCCGGCTGATCCCCTCCTCCTCGGAGACCAGCTTCCGCACCGGCAGCATCGGCGCCCGCCACTCGGTGCTCATGCTCATCGACTGCCTGTACGTCCGTGTCGCCCAGCTCTCCTACCAGCGGGCGAGCGCCTCGCTGGCCCTGACCGACCACATCGCGGGGGCGCACGCGGTGAAGTCCCGGCGCCCACGCTGA
- a CDS encoding NEW3 domain-containing protein, translating to MRVISAESTELYVGTEDQPLQVVAVEVGHTPGRPVRLSVEGPDVRAAGESVVVVGEDGTVRAEIPVAADGLAAGDRREITVTAADGDDVARRTAGFTAAEPGWTMFMVSHFHYDPVWWNTQAAYTETWDVADDPAVTGLPARTFDSRGQSGMSLVRAHCDLARRDPAYTFVLAEVDYLKPYWDSFPEERAFLRQLIRTGRVEIMGGTYNEPNTNLTGAEATVRNALYGDGFQRGIMGAAPETAWQLDAFGHDPQFPGLMADAGLTSSSWARGPYHQWGPTLSVFGEEPRDPERMQFPAEFSWIAPSGRGLLTAYMVNHYGAGWAIDNAPTLPEAEAAALKLFRGLRKVALTRNVLLPVGGDYAPPCRWVMGIHRDWNERYVWPRFVSGVPRDFFAAVRAELEREGRTASPQTRDMNPVYTGKDVSYIDTKQAQRYGEALLADAEAWATLASLATGHPYPDAALDKAWRQLVYGAHHDAITGSESDQVYIDLLTGWRELYDLAAEVHADATRALADRVVPLPGDGADLVAFNPATWRRRDVLTVADPGRVPLDHTGLPLPAVTEDGELTVVVPEVPGMGLKALTLAEGSVAGWTAGEGLTIRNEFYEVTVDPARGGGVSGLRALAEAGADGERGRELLRAGDIGNELVVQEEYPRHPRFGEGPWHLTPTGTTAARSRDVPADIDVEHSAAGSRITVRADLGLFRYTQRLTLWAGVDRLDVTTTVDGYDGADRLIRVRWPSDVRGGLPVHEVADAVIGRGFGFVDVDSERFPWTLDNPANTWFGLGSTARVAVHDDTGALLGHRSIGVAELIFGDWDSAGELGGPLAAALVRTGVTATSTIAGGPRYGDLEVDSNLPDLRIAVGGPERNPLVAEALGWDPAAARELRRQLAADGLASVWVAPRASLREEWVPGADLRDLERLPLLVVAGARPEDDAKAVDALVADLDAAPVRATAAGGGEALPPGDAWDGRGFAVLNRGTPGCVVTTSGDLYMSLMRSCTGWPSGIWVDPPRRTAPDGSGFQLQRWSHTFAYAVVAGEGDWRDLGWPRAGHAFNHPFTGRLREPDHPLTARLREPAGAPAGLPRTVALLALEPEGRVLLDALKPAGSPLARGGTAPADPARGVVVRAHEVDGRPVRARVTGPRAWAGGGRADVLERPGEALDPGADGALELDLAGFEVATLLATPVAAAQETRPGSATQATRSGGPGVGAREPAQPVHTRYWLHNSGPAPRGNMPVAVHLSPHAMSADGPVTATVRVSSELTDAPVSGAVALAGPPGWSVEPAHLPYALGPGGFSLGEVTVTPPPDPVPGRYALAARLTYGGQTFEDVVALDVPGEAAPGEPDGRTGPGVVMELGVDRVEVRRGERVRVRVGVRNTTRGPVSGALWAVSSWGTWAGVGPGLQGFALAPGEHAERFVEVDGSAVPPGSYWLMVKAGWHGCVAYTEAVPLEVGP from the coding sequence ATGCGCGTCATCTCTGCCGAGTCGACCGAGCTCTACGTCGGGACGGAGGACCAGCCGCTCCAGGTGGTCGCCGTGGAGGTCGGGCACACCCCGGGCCGGCCGGTCCGGCTGAGCGTGGAGGGTCCCGACGTCCGCGCCGCCGGGGAGAGCGTCGTCGTGGTCGGCGAGGACGGGACCGTACGCGCCGAGATACCCGTGGCCGCCGACGGCCTCGCGGCCGGCGACCGTCGCGAGATCACCGTCACCGCCGCCGACGGGGACGACGTCGCCCGGCGGACGGCCGGGTTCACGGCCGCCGAGCCCGGCTGGACCATGTTCATGGTCAGCCACTTCCACTACGACCCCGTCTGGTGGAACACCCAGGCCGCCTACACCGAGACCTGGGACGTCGCCGACGACCCGGCCGTCACGGGCCTGCCCGCCCGGACCTTCGACTCGCGCGGGCAGAGCGGCATGAGCCTGGTGCGGGCCCACTGCGACCTGGCCCGGCGCGACCCCGCGTACACCTTCGTGCTCGCCGAGGTGGACTACCTCAAGCCCTACTGGGACTCCTTCCCCGAGGAGCGGGCCTTCCTGCGGCAGCTGATCCGCACCGGCCGCGTCGAGATCATGGGCGGCACCTACAACGAGCCCAACACCAACCTCACCGGCGCCGAGGCGACCGTACGCAACGCCCTGTACGGCGACGGCTTCCAGCGCGGGATCATGGGGGCCGCGCCGGAGACCGCCTGGCAGCTGGACGCGTTCGGGCACGACCCGCAGTTCCCGGGGCTGATGGCGGACGCGGGGCTCACGTCGAGTTCCTGGGCGCGCGGTCCGTACCACCAGTGGGGGCCGACCCTGTCGGTGTTCGGCGAGGAGCCGCGCGATCCGGAGCGGATGCAGTTCCCGGCCGAGTTCAGCTGGATCGCCCCGAGCGGGCGCGGCCTGCTGACCGCGTACATGGTCAACCACTACGGCGCCGGCTGGGCCATCGACAACGCGCCCACGCTCCCCGAGGCCGAGGCCGCCGCGCTCAAGCTCTTCCGGGGCCTGAGGAAGGTCGCGCTCACCCGGAACGTCCTGCTGCCGGTCGGCGGCGACTACGCCCCGCCGTGCCGCTGGGTGATGGGCATCCACCGGGACTGGAACGAGCGATATGTCTGGCCCCGGTTCGTCAGCGGTGTCCCCCGGGACTTCTTCGCCGCCGTACGGGCCGAGCTGGAGCGGGAGGGGCGCACGGCGTCCCCGCAGACCCGGGACATGAACCCGGTGTACACCGGCAAGGACGTCTCCTACATCGACACCAAGCAGGCCCAGCGGTACGGCGAGGCGCTGCTGGCCGACGCCGAGGCCTGGGCGACCCTCGCCTCCCTCGCCACCGGGCACCCCTACCCGGACGCGGCCCTCGACAAGGCGTGGCGGCAGCTGGTCTACGGCGCCCACCACGACGCCATCACCGGCTCCGAGTCCGACCAGGTGTACATCGACCTGCTCACCGGCTGGCGGGAACTGTACGACCTGGCCGCGGAGGTGCACGCCGACGCGACCCGGGCCCTCGCCGACCGCGTCGTGCCCCTTCCCGGCGACGGCGCCGACCTGGTCGCCTTCAACCCCGCGACCTGGCGGCGCCGGGACGTGCTGACCGTCGCCGACCCCGGCCGCGTCCCGCTGGACCACACCGGACTGCCGCTGCCGGCCGTGACCGAGGACGGCGAACTCACGGTCGTCGTGCCGGAAGTGCCCGGCATGGGCCTCAAGGCGCTGACATTGGCGGAGGGTTCGGTGGCCGGCTGGACGGCCGGCGAGGGCTTGACGATCCGCAACGAGTTCTACGAGGTGACCGTCGACCCCGCGCGAGGCGGCGGCGTCAGCGGTCTGCGGGCGCTCGCCGAGGCGGGGGCCGACGGCGAGCGCGGCCGGGAGCTGCTGCGCGCCGGGGACATCGGCAACGAGCTGGTCGTGCAGGAGGAGTACCCGAGACACCCGCGCTTCGGCGAGGGTCCCTGGCACCTCACGCCGACCGGCACCACCGCCGCCCGCAGCCGGGACGTGCCGGCTGACATCGATGTCGAGCACTCGGCGGCCGGCTCCCGCATCACCGTCCGCGCCGACCTGGGCCTGTTCCGCTACACCCAGCGGCTCACGCTCTGGGCGGGCGTCGACCGGCTGGACGTGACGACGACCGTCGACGGCTATGACGGCGCCGACCGGCTGATCCGGGTGCGCTGGCCCTCCGACGTGCGCGGCGGGCTGCCGGTGCACGAGGTCGCGGACGCGGTGATCGGGCGTGGCTTCGGCTTCGTGGACGTGGACAGCGAGCGGTTCCCGTGGACCCTGGACAACCCCGCGAACACCTGGTTCGGGCTGGGGTCCACGGCCCGGGTCGCCGTCCACGACGACACCGGCGCCCTGCTGGGCCACCGGTCCATCGGCGTCGCCGAGCTGATCTTCGGCGACTGGGACAGCGCCGGTGAACTGGGCGGCCCGCTCGCGGCGGCCCTGGTGCGCACGGGTGTCACGGCCACCTCGACGATCGCGGGCGGCCCCCGCTACGGCGATCTGGAGGTCGACTCCAACCTGCCGGACCTCCGCATCGCGGTCGGCGGACCCGAGCGCAACCCCCTGGTCGCCGAGGCCCTCGGCTGGGATCCGGCCGCCGCCCGCGAACTGCGCCGGCAGCTGGCCGCGGACGGCCTGGCGTCGGTGTGGGTGGCGCCCCGCGCCTCCCTGCGCGAGGAGTGGGTGCCGGGCGCCGATCTGCGCGACCTGGAGCGGCTGCCGCTGCTGGTGGTGGCGGGGGCCCGCCCCGAGGACGACGCCAAGGCCGTGGACGCGCTCGTCGCCGACCTGGACGCCGCGCCCGTACGGGCCACGGCGGCCGGCGGCGGCGAGGCGCTGCCGCCGGGTGACGCCTGGGACGGGCGGGGCTTCGCGGTCCTCAACCGGGGCACGCCGGGGTGTGTCGTCACCACCTCGGGCGACCTGTACATGTCGTTGATGCGCTCCTGCACGGGCTGGCCCTCCGGCATCTGGGTCGATCCGCCGCGCCGCACCGCCCCCGACGGCTCCGGCTTCCAGCTCCAGCGCTGGTCGCACACCTTCGCGTACGCGGTCGTCGCGGGCGAGGGCGACTGGCGCGACCTGGGCTGGCCGCGCGCGGGGCACGCCTTCAACCATCCGTTCACCGGGCGGCTGCGGGAGCCCGACCACCCGCTCACGGCCCGGCTGCGGGAGCCCGCCGGAGCGCCGGCCGGCCTGCCGAGGACGGTGGCCCTGCTGGCCCTGGAACCCGAAGGCCGGGTACTGCTGGACGCGTTGAAGCCGGCCGGGTCGCCGCTGGCCCGGGGCGGTACGGCGCCGGCGGACCCGGCGCGGGGGGTCGTCGTACGGGCGCACGAGGTGGACGGGCGGCCGGTGCGGGCGCGGGTGACGGGGCCGAGGGCGTGGGCCGGGGGCGGCCGGGCGGACGTCCTGGAACGGCCCGGCGAGGCTCTGGACCCCGGCGCCGACGGGGCGTTGGAGCTGGACCTGGCGGGGTTCGAGGTGGCCACGCTGCTGGCCACGCCGGTCGCCGCGGCCCAGGAGACACGGCCCGGCAGCGCCACGCAGGCCACGAGGTCCGGTGGGCCCGGTGTCGGCGCGCGGGAGCCCGCCCAGCCCGTGCACACCCGGTACTGGCTGCACAACTCCGGTCCGGCGCCCCGGGGGAACATGCCCGTGGCCGTCCACCTCTCGCCGCACGCGATGAGCGCCGACGGGCCGGTGACCGCGACGGTCCGTGTCTCCTCCGAGCTGACCGACGCACCCGTGTCGGGGGCGGTGGCCCTGGCGGGGCCGCCCGGCTGGAGCGTGGAGCCCGCCCACCTGCCGTACGCGCTCGGCCCCGGCGGTTTCTCGCTCGGCGAGGTCACCGTGACGCCCCCGCCGGACCCGGTGCCCGGCCGCTACGCGCTCGCCGCGCGGCTGACGTACGGCGGGCAGACCTTCGAGGACGTGGTCGCGCTCGACGTGCCAGGCGAGGCGGCACCGGGCGAACCCGACGGGCGGACCGGGCCGGGGGTCGTGATGGAACTGGGCGTGGACCGGGTCGAGGTGCGCCGGGGCGAGCGGGTGCGGGTCCGGGTGGGCGTGCGCAACACGACCCGGGGCCCGGTGAGCGGCGCCCTGTGGGCGGTCTCGTCCTGGGGCACCTGGGCGGGCGTCGGACCGGGCCTGCAGGGTTTCGCCCTGGCGCCCGGGGAGCACGCGGAGCGCTTCGTCGAGGTGGACGGCTCGGCGGTGCCCCCGGGGTCGTACTGGCTGATGGTGAAGGCCGGCTGGCACGGGTGCGTGGCGTATACGGAGGCGGTCCCACTGGAGGTGGGGCCGTGA
- a CDS encoding SIS domain-containing protein — protein sequence MAESATEPVAEPVGADRFAREGLAVLNRLADSARADVSAAATLIADCVRADGVVQAFGTGHSQAMVLELAGRAGGLVPTNRIQMADLVLFGGDHPSGLDDPLLEREPGIAVRLYELADPRPQDLFVIVSNSGVNNVIVEMALHAKERGHRLLALTSLAHTHAVPATHPSGRKLVDLADVVLDNAAPRGDALLELPGGGAVCALSTLTGVMLVQMTVAEAAARLLATGDRPPVYVSANVPGGFESNLELERRYAGRIRRTAG from the coding sequence GTGGCCGAGTCCGCGACCGAGCCCGTGGCCGAGCCGGTGGGCGCCGACCGCTTCGCGCGCGAGGGCCTGGCCGTCCTGAACCGCCTCGCCGATTCCGCCCGCGCCGACGTGAGCGCCGCCGCCACGCTGATCGCCGACTGCGTCCGCGCGGACGGCGTCGTCCAGGCCTTCGGCACCGGCCACTCCCAGGCCATGGTCCTCGAACTCGCCGGTCGCGCCGGGGGCCTCGTGCCCACCAACCGGATCCAGATGGCCGACCTCGTCCTCTTCGGCGGCGACCACCCCAGCGGTCTCGACGACCCGCTCCTCGAACGCGAGCCCGGCATAGCGGTCCGCCTCTACGAACTGGCCGACCCCCGCCCCCAGGACCTCTTCGTCATCGTCTCCAACTCCGGCGTCAACAACGTCATCGTCGAGATGGCCCTGCACGCCAAGGAGCGCGGCCACCGCCTCCTCGCCCTCACCTCCCTCGCCCACACCCACGCCGTCCCCGCCACCCACCCGAGCGGCAGGAAACTCGTCGACCTCGCCGACGTCGTCCTCGACAACGCGGCCCCGCGCGGCGACGCCCTGCTGGAGCTGCCCGGCGGCGGCGCCGTCTGCGCCCTCTCCACCCTGACCGGCGTCATGCTCGTGCAGATGACGGTCGCCGAGGCGGCCGCCCGGCTCCTCGCCACCGGCGACCGCCCCCCGGTCTACGTCTCCGCCAACGTGCCCGGCGGTTTCGAGAGCAACCTGGAGCTGGAGCGGCGGTACGCCGGACGGATCCGGCGCACCGCCGGGTGA
- a CDS encoding SpoIIE family protein phosphatase: protein MVRSDGEPILTGRATDGTGSSLFRDRGPVLSRERFLQGESPATGVRASILSSWQRCRSLGLSPDRSDLPFRDDFDRDDRIARAAVPVLDRLESKFAGSAMNISVADANGTVLLRRFGEASLARGLPDIQTVPGFVFAEQFAGTNGIGLALAERRLIRVYGAEHFADRSQASACRALPVRDPLSGRIEGVLCFGYPRAFEHPALDGVIRKAAAAIERRLLGQSSVRARSLLRAYLDAGTEPGARRGHSVGVEELVRGLRPADRATLLEKAAELISRAQRAAVDVPLTNGLRVTLVSRPMTSASGVEGIVVEAVLPGASRHEALATPRRTEPVPSRLPAEPARSVEPTGAATVRRLHGSPLAGTPGPLTAVPAPGHPHTPAPPPAGFAAAVDLVAPDDITTDELTADGAPAPDRGLLLVGEPHVGTYALAARRRLELLSEASTRIGTTLDVRRTAQELAETAVPRLADYVTIDLAEPVLRGEEAADPRDDLRRTVVHGIRDDLPFSPVGKQVDYGPTVPQLRSLTRGEAVLEPDLKAAAGWLAQDPEHTDSLLSHVHSLIAVPLVARGVVLGVAAFYRAQDPAPFGDDDRSLAQELATRAALSIDNARRYTRERTMVLALQRSLLPQGLPDQDTVEVAHRYLPAESDVGGDWYDVIPLSGTRIGLFVGDVVGHGMLSAATMGRVRTAARSFAELDFPPDEVLTHLDNLVGRLDREDPVSDGGGIIGATCLYAVYDPTSQMCSLARAGHPPPALVGPDGTVSFPELPAGPPLGLGGLPFEAVDIHLPEGSQLVLYTDGLIEDRDRDVDVVLDQLRGALAHTERTPEETCRVVLDTVAPAHPGDDIALLVARTHAFDPGRIATWELPADPARVSEVRAAAQRQMAEWGLDEAAFAAELMLSELVTNAIRHGAGPIRVRLLRDRSLICEVSDTSSTAPHLRRAATTDEGGRGLFLVAQLSQSWGTRYTPEGKVIWAQCGLDGG, encoded by the coding sequence GTGGTGCGGTCCGACGGCGAGCCGATACTCACGGGACGTGCGACAGACGGCACGGGCTCCTCCCTTTTTCGTGACCGGGGCCCCGTCCTGTCCCGTGAGCGGTTTCTGCAGGGTGAGTCGCCGGCGACCGGTGTCCGGGCGTCGATCCTCAGCTCCTGGCAGCGGTGCCGGTCCCTCGGGCTGTCGCCGGACCGGTCCGACCTCCCTTTCCGGGACGACTTCGACCGGGACGACCGGATCGCCCGCGCGGCCGTGCCCGTCCTCGACCGGCTGGAGTCCAAGTTCGCCGGCAGCGCCATGAACATCTCCGTCGCCGACGCGAACGGCACCGTCCTGCTGCGCCGCTTCGGAGAGGCCTCCCTGGCCAGAGGGCTCCCGGACATCCAGACCGTCCCCGGCTTCGTCTTCGCCGAACAGTTCGCCGGCACCAACGGCATCGGCCTCGCCCTGGCCGAACGGCGGCTCATCCGGGTCTACGGCGCCGAGCACTTCGCCGACCGCTCCCAGGCCAGCGCCTGCCGCGCGCTCCCGGTGCGCGACCCGCTCAGCGGCCGTATCGAGGGCGTCCTGTGTTTCGGATATCCGCGCGCCTTCGAGCACCCGGCGCTGGACGGTGTGATCCGCAAGGCGGCCGCGGCCATCGAACGGCGGCTGCTGGGGCAGAGTTCCGTGCGCGCACGTTCCCTGCTGCGGGCGTACCTGGACGCCGGGACCGAGCCGGGCGCGCGCCGGGGGCACAGCGTCGGCGTCGAGGAACTGGTCCGCGGGCTGCGCCCCGCCGACCGGGCCACCCTCCTGGAGAAGGCCGCCGAGCTGATCTCCCGCGCGCAGCGGGCCGCCGTCGACGTACCCCTGACGAACGGCCTCCGGGTCACCCTCGTCAGCCGCCCGATGACCAGCGCCTCCGGAGTGGAGGGCATCGTCGTCGAGGCGGTCCTGCCCGGGGCCTCACGGCACGAGGCCCTCGCCACCCCACGCCGGACCGAACCGGTGCCGAGCCGCCTGCCCGCCGAGCCCGCGCGGTCCGTCGAACCCACCGGCGCCGCCACGGTCCGGCGCCTCCACGGCTCCCCCCTCGCCGGGACGCCCGGCCCGCTCACCGCCGTCCCCGCCCCCGGCCACCCGCACACCCCCGCACCACCACCGGCCGGGTTCGCCGCGGCCGTCGACCTCGTCGCCCCCGACGACATCACGACCGACGAACTCACCGCCGACGGCGCCCCCGCCCCCGACAGGGGACTCCTGCTGGTGGGGGAGCCCCACGTCGGCACCTACGCCCTGGCCGCCCGCCGCCGGCTGGAGCTGCTGTCCGAGGCCAGCACCCGTATCGGAACCACCCTGGACGTGCGTCGCACCGCCCAGGAGCTCGCCGAGACGGCGGTCCCGCGCCTCGCCGACTACGTCACCATCGACCTCGCCGAGCCCGTGCTGCGCGGCGAGGAGGCAGCGGACCCGCGCGACGACCTGCGCCGCACGGTGGTCCACGGCATCCGCGACGACCTCCCCTTCAGCCCGGTCGGCAAACAGGTCGACTACGGCCCCACCGTCCCGCAGCTGCGCTCCCTGACCAGGGGGGAAGCGGTGCTGGAGCCGGACCTGAAGGCGGCCGCGGGCTGGCTCGCACAGGACCCCGAGCACACCGACAGCCTGCTGAGCCACGTCCACTCCCTCATCGCGGTCCCCCTGGTCGCCCGGGGCGTCGTCCTGGGCGTCGCCGCCTTCTACCGCGCCCAGGACCCCGCCCCCTTCGGCGACGACGACCGCTCGCTGGCCCAGGAACTCGCCACCCGCGCCGCCCTGTCCATCGACAACGCCCGCCGCTACACCCGCGAACGCACCATGGTCCTCGCCCTGCAGCGCAGCCTCCTCCCGCAGGGGCTCCCCGACCAGGACACCGTCGAGGTCGCCCACCGCTACCTGCCCGCCGAATCCGACGTCGGCGGCGACTGGTACGACGTCATCCCGCTCTCCGGCACCCGCATCGGACTCTTCGTCGGCGACGTCGTCGGCCACGGCATGCTCTCCGCCGCGACCATGGGCCGGGTCCGCACGGCGGCCCGCAGCTTCGCCGAACTCGACTTCCCCCCGGACGAGGTCCTCACCCACCTCGACAACCTCGTGGGCCGACTGGACCGGGAGGACCCCGTCTCCGACGGCGGCGGCATCATCGGGGCGACCTGTCTCTACGCCGTCTACGACCCGACCTCGCAGATGTGCAGCCTGGCCCGCGCCGGCCACCCGCCGCCCGCCCTGGTCGGCCCCGACGGCACCGTGTCGTTCCCCGAACTGCCCGCCGGACCTCCCCTCGGCCTCGGAGGGCTGCCCTTCGAAGCCGTCGACATCCACCTGCCCGAAGGCAGTCAGCTCGTCCTCTACACCGACGGCCTCATCGAGGACCGCGACCGTGACGTCGACGTGGTCCTCGACCAGCTGCGCGGGGCGCTGGCCCACACCGAGCGCACCCCGGAGGAGACCTGCCGGGTCGTCCTGGACACCGTGGCACCCGCCCATCCGGGCGACGACATCGCCCTGCTCGTCGCCCGCACCCACGCCTTCGACCCGGGGCGGATCGCCACCTGGGAGCTGCCCGCCGACCCGGCCCGCGTCAGCGAGGTGCGCGCCGCCGCCCAACGCCAGATGGCCGAGTGGGGCCTCGACGAAGCCGCGTTCGCCGCCGAACTGATGCTCAGCGAGCTGGTCACCAACGCGATCCGCCACGGCGCCGGACCCATCCGGGTACGACTGCTCCGCGACCGCTCCCTGATCTGCGAGGTCTCCGACACCAGCAGCACCGCTCCACATCTGCGCCGGGCGGCCACCACCGACGAGGGCGGCCGGGGTCTGTTCCTCGTCGCCCAGCTGTCCCAGAGCTGGGGCACGCGCTACACCCCGGAGGGCAAGGTCATCTGGGCCCAGTGCGGG